Proteins co-encoded in one Mycobacterium mantenii genomic window:
- a CDS encoding cytochrome ubiquinol oxidase subunit I, whose product MNVVDISRWQFGITTVYHFIFVPLTIGLAPLLAIMQTVWVATGNTAWYRLTKFFGKLFLINFAIGVATGIVQEFQFGMNWSEYSKFVGDIFGAPLAMEGLFAFFFESTFIGLWIFGWSRLPKLIHLACIWIVAFGVNASAFFIIAANSFMQHPVGAHYNPATRRAELNDIFALLSNNTAQAAFSHTVMGALLVAGTFVAAVSAWWLVRSGKPGSTTPEAQADARTMFRPAAILGCGVVLIATVGLFFTGDRQGKLMFVQQPMKMASAEALCHTQTDPDFSVLTIGTHNNCGSVAEVIKVHYVLPFLAEGKLSGVTLRGVDELQQEYQQRFGTDDYRPNLFVTYWSFRAMIGFLAIPVLFALTVLWVTRRGRTPKSRWVSWFALLTIPTPFLANISGWVFTEMGRQPWVVAPNPNGDQLIRMTVREGVSHHVPGMVITSLVTFTLVYAVLAVLWFFLLKRYVVEGPLEHDAEPAPPQAPSDDEVAPLSFAY is encoded by the coding sequence ATGAATGTCGTCGATATTTCGCGGTGGCAGTTCGGTATCACTACCGTCTACCACTTCATCTTCGTGCCGCTCACGATCGGCTTGGCGCCGCTGCTCGCCATCATGCAAACGGTATGGGTGGCAACCGGTAACACCGCCTGGTACCGGCTGACCAAATTCTTCGGCAAGCTGTTTCTGATCAACTTCGCCATCGGCGTGGCGACCGGGATCGTCCAGGAATTTCAGTTCGGGATGAACTGGAGTGAGTACTCCAAGTTCGTCGGCGACATCTTCGGTGCGCCACTAGCGATGGAGGGGCTGTTCGCCTTCTTCTTCGAATCCACGTTCATCGGCCTGTGGATCTTCGGCTGGAGCCGGCTGCCGAAACTCATCCACCTGGCCTGCATCTGGATCGTGGCGTTCGGCGTCAACGCATCGGCGTTCTTCATCATCGCGGCGAACTCGTTCATGCAGCACCCGGTCGGCGCGCACTACAACCCGGCGACGCGGCGCGCCGAGCTGAACGACATCTTCGCCCTGCTGTCGAATAATACTGCGCAAGCGGCGTTTTCACACACCGTGATGGGAGCGCTGCTGGTTGCGGGCACCTTCGTCGCCGCGGTCAGCGCATGGTGGCTGGTGCGCTCAGGCAAGCCTGGGTCCACCACCCCCGAAGCACAAGCCGATGCCCGCACCATGTTTCGCCCCGCGGCCATCCTCGGATGCGGGGTGGTGCTGATCGCCACGGTCGGCTTGTTCTTCACCGGTGACCGGCAGGGCAAGCTGATGTTCGTCCAGCAGCCGATGAAGATGGCCTCGGCGGAGGCCTTGTGCCACACGCAGACCGACCCCGACTTCTCGGTGCTGACGATCGGCACGCACAACAACTGCGGCAGCGTCGCCGAAGTGATCAAGGTGCATTACGTGCTGCCGTTCCTGGCCGAAGGCAAACTCAGCGGCGTGACGCTGCGCGGGGTGGACGAGCTACAGCAGGAGTACCAGCAGCGCTTCGGAACCGACGACTACCGGCCCAACCTGTTCGTCACCTACTGGTCCTTCCGCGCGATGATCGGATTCCTGGCGATCCCGGTGTTGTTCGCCCTGACCGTGTTGTGGGTGACCCGTCGCGGGCGAACTCCCAAGAGCCGCTGGGTGTCCTGGTTCGCCCTGCTCACCATCCCCACGCCATTTCTGGCCAACATCTCGGGTTGGGTTTTCACCGAGATGGGCCGCCAGCCATGGGTGGTGGCACCCAATCCCAATGGGGACCAATTGATTCGGATGACGGTCCGCGAGGGGGTGTCGCATCACGTGCCCGGCATGGTCATCACGTCCCTGGTGACCTTCACGCTCGTCTACGCGGTGCTCGCGGTCCTCTGGTTCTTCCTGCTCAAGCGCTACGTCGTCGAGGGGCCGCTGGAGCACGACGCGGAACCGGCTCCCCCGCAGGCGCCCAGCGATGACGAGGTGGCACCGCTGTCGTTCGCCTACTAA
- a CDS encoding HdeD family acid-resistance protein: MTISPGSPGTHPHPVPSLLPHLWKSALLSGILSLALGVLVLAWPGISILVAAVAFGVYLLITGVAQVIFAFSLHVSAGSRVLLFISGAASLILALLAFRHFGQGYAILLLAIWIGIGFIFRGVATTISAVSDPHLPGRGWNIFIGVISLLAGIVVLASPFQSIVTLAIVVGAWFVVIGVFEIISSFGIRKASKTLTS, from the coding sequence ATGACTATCTCCCCTGGCTCTCCTGGAACCCATCCCCATCCCGTTCCAAGCCTGCTGCCGCATCTGTGGAAATCCGCTCTGCTGTCGGGAATTCTGTCTCTTGCCCTCGGTGTCCTGGTGCTGGCGTGGCCGGGAATTTCCATCCTGGTCGCCGCCGTCGCCTTTGGTGTTTATCTGTTGATAACCGGTGTCGCGCAGGTCATCTTCGCGTTCTCGCTTCATGTCTCGGCGGGCAGCCGGGTCCTGCTGTTCATCAGTGGCGCGGCGTCGTTGATCCTGGCGTTGCTGGCGTTCCGCCATTTCGGTCAGGGATACGCAATCCTGCTGCTGGCCATCTGGATTGGCATCGGGTTCATCTTCCGCGGTGTCGCCACAACGATTTCGGCCGTCAGCGACCCACACCTGCCGGGGCGGGGCTGGAACATCTTCATCGGCGTCATCAGCCTGCTCGCCGGCATCGTCGTCCTGGCGTCACCGTTCCAATCGATCGTCACCCTCGCGATCGTGGTCGGCGCCTGGTTCGTGGTCATCGGGGTGTTCGAGATCATTTCGTCGTTCGGAATCCGCAAGGCGTCCAAAACCCTCACCAGCTGA
- a CDS encoding lipid-transfer protein: MSTPEPLYILGAGMHPWGKWGRDFTEYGVVAARAALAEAGLDWQQIQLVAGADTIRNGYPGFIAGSTFAQKLGWNGVPVSSSYAACASGSQALQSARAHILAGFCDVALVIGADTTPKGAFAPVGGERKNDPDWQRFHLIGAMNPVYFALLARRRMDLYGATSEDFAAVKVKNSQHGLQNPNARYRKESSVEDVLASPVVSDPLRQLDICATSDGAAALIVASAEFARRHLGSLEGVPSVRAVSTVTPQYPQHLPELPDIATDSTAVVPGPDRVFKDQILDAAYAEAGIGPEDVSMAEVYDLSTALELDWYEHLGLCPKGEAEQLLRSGATAIGGRVPVNPSGGLACFGEAIPAQAIAQVCELTWQLRGQATGRQVENATVGVTANQGLFGHGSSVIVAR; encoded by the coding sequence ATGAGCACGCCCGAACCGCTCTACATCCTTGGGGCCGGGATGCACCCGTGGGGCAAATGGGGACGCGACTTCACCGAATACGGCGTGGTCGCCGCGCGCGCCGCGCTGGCCGAGGCGGGGCTGGACTGGCAGCAGATCCAGCTGGTCGCCGGCGCCGACACCATCCGCAACGGCTACCCGGGCTTCATCGCGGGGTCCACGTTCGCGCAGAAGCTGGGCTGGAACGGCGTGCCGGTCAGCTCCAGCTACGCCGCGTGTGCCAGCGGTTCGCAGGCGCTGCAGAGCGCCCGCGCCCACATCCTGGCCGGCTTCTGCGACGTCGCACTGGTGATCGGCGCCGACACCACGCCGAAGGGGGCGTTCGCCCCGGTCGGCGGTGAGCGCAAGAACGACCCGGACTGGCAGCGGTTCCACTTGATCGGCGCGATGAACCCGGTGTACTTCGCGCTGCTCGCGCGGCGCCGGATGGACCTGTACGGCGCGACGTCCGAGGACTTCGCTGCGGTGAAGGTGAAGAACTCCCAGCACGGTCTGCAGAATCCGAATGCCCGCTACCGCAAGGAATCTTCGGTCGAGGACGTGTTGGCCAGCCCGGTGGTGTCCGACCCGCTGCGGCAGCTCGACATCTGCGCCACCTCCGACGGCGCCGCGGCGCTGATCGTGGCCAGCGCCGAGTTCGCCCGCAGGCACCTGGGCTCGCTCGAGGGTGTGCCGTCGGTGCGCGCGGTCAGCACGGTCACGCCGCAGTACCCGCAGCACCTGCCCGAATTACCGGACATCGCAACGGATTCCACCGCGGTGGTGCCCGGGCCCGATCGGGTGTTCAAGGATCAGATCCTCGACGCGGCCTACGCCGAGGCGGGCATCGGGCCCGAGGACGTGAGCATGGCCGAGGTCTACGATCTGTCCACCGCGCTGGAGCTCGACTGGTACGAGCACCTGGGGTTGTGCCCCAAAGGTGAAGCCGAGCAGCTGTTGCGCAGCGGTGCGACCGCGATCGGCGGCCGGGTTCCGGTCAACCCGTCGGGCGGTCTGGCGTGCTTCGGTGAGGCGATTCCCGCGCAGGCGATCGCCCAGGTCTGCGAGTTGACCTGGCAGCTACGCGGTCAGGCCACCGGCCGGCAGGTGGAGAACGCGACCGTGGGCGTCACCGCCAACCAGGGCTTGTTCGGCCACGGCTCGTCGGTGATCGTCGCCCGCTAG
- the rpsA gene encoding 30S ribosomal protein S1, translated as MPSPAVTSPQVAVNDIGSSEDFLAAIDKTIKYFNDGDIVEGTIVKVDRDEVLLDIGYKTEGVIPARELSIKHDVDPNEVVSVGDEVEALVLTKEDKEGRLILSKKRAQYERAWGTIEALKEKDEAVKGTVIEVVKGGLILDIGLRGFLPASLVEMRRVRDLQPYIGKEIEAKIIELDKNRNNVVLSRRAWLEQTQSEVRSEFLNQLQKGAIRKGVVSSIVNFGAFVDLGGVDGLVHVSELSWKHIDHPSEVVQVGDEVTVEVLDVDMDRERVSLSLKATQEDPWRHFARTHAIGQIVPGKVTKLVPFGAFVRVEEGIEGLVHISELAERHVEVPDQVVAVGDDAMVKVIDIDLERRRISLSLKQANEDYTDEFDPAKYGMADSYDEQGNYIFPEGFDSETNEWLEGFEKQRAEWEARYAEAERRHKMHTAQMEKFAAAEAAGHAEQSPGNGGAREEKAGGSLASDAQLAALREKLAGNA; from the coding sequence ATGCCGAGTCCCGCCGTCACCTCGCCGCAAGTAGCCGTCAACGACATTGGCTCGAGCGAGGATTTTCTCGCCGCAATAGACAAAACGATCAAGTACTTCAACGATGGCGACATCGTCGAGGGCACGATCGTCAAAGTGGACCGGGACGAGGTGCTCCTCGATATCGGCTACAAGACCGAAGGGGTCATCCCCGCCCGCGAGCTCTCCATCAAGCACGATGTCGACCCCAACGAGGTCGTTTCCGTCGGTGATGAGGTCGAAGCCCTGGTTCTCACCAAGGAGGACAAAGAGGGCCGCCTGATCCTGTCCAAGAAGCGCGCGCAGTACGAGCGCGCCTGGGGCACCATCGAGGCGCTCAAGGAGAAGGACGAGGCCGTCAAGGGGACCGTCATCGAGGTGGTCAAGGGTGGCCTGATCCTCGATATCGGGTTGCGCGGCTTCCTGCCCGCCTCGCTGGTCGAGATGCGCCGCGTCCGCGATCTGCAGCCGTACATCGGCAAGGAGATCGAGGCCAAGATCATCGAGCTGGACAAGAACCGCAACAACGTGGTGCTGTCACGGCGCGCCTGGCTCGAGCAGACCCAGTCCGAGGTGCGCAGCGAGTTCCTCAACCAGCTGCAGAAGGGCGCCATCCGCAAGGGTGTCGTCTCCTCCATCGTCAACTTCGGCGCGTTCGTCGACCTCGGCGGTGTGGACGGCCTGGTGCACGTCTCCGAGCTGTCCTGGAAGCACATCGACCACCCGTCCGAGGTCGTGCAGGTCGGCGACGAGGTCACCGTCGAGGTGCTCGACGTCGACATGGACCGCGAACGGGTTTCGTTGTCGCTGAAGGCGACTCAGGAAGACCCGTGGCGCCACTTCGCCCGCACCCACGCCATCGGCCAGATCGTGCCGGGCAAGGTCACCAAGCTGGTTCCGTTCGGTGCGTTCGTGCGCGTCGAGGAGGGCATCGAGGGCCTGGTGCACATCTCCGAGCTGGCCGAGCGCCACGTGGAGGTCCCCGATCAGGTGGTCGCCGTCGGCGACGACGCGATGGTCAAGGTGATCGACATCGACCTGGAGCGTCGCCGGATCTCGTTGTCGCTCAAGCAGGCCAACGAGGATTACACCGACGAGTTCGACCCGGCGAAGTACGGCATGGCCGACAGCTACGACGAGCAGGGCAACTACATCTTCCCCGAGGGCTTCGACTCCGAGACCAATGAATGGCTCGAGGGCTTCGAGAAGCAGCGCGCCGAGTGGGAGGCCCGCTACGCCGAGGCCGAGCGCCGGCACAAGATGCACACCGCGCAGATGGAGAAGTTCGCCGCGGCCGAGGCTGCCGGGCACGCCGAGCAGTCGCCGGGCAACGGCGGTGCGCGTGAGGAGAAGGCGGGCGGATCGCTGGCCAGCGATGCCCAATTGGCCGCTCTGCGGGAGAAACTCGCCGGCAACGCGTGA
- a CDS encoding Zn-ribbon domain-containing OB-fold protein — MPEVTSQEPAIDGWFATDDAGNPRLIGSKCPECGTYVFPPRENNCPNPACASDTLESVALSTRGTLWSYTENRYPPPAPYPAADPFEPFAIAAVELAHEGIIVLGKVVEGTLAADLKVGMEMELTTMPLFTDDDGVERIVHAWRRAGDDAARSNEEEWRK; from the coding sequence GTGCCAGAGGTCACCAGTCAAGAACCCGCGATCGATGGATGGTTCGCCACCGATGACGCCGGAAATCCCCGTCTGATCGGCAGCAAGTGCCCCGAGTGCGGGACCTACGTCTTTCCGCCGCGGGAGAACAACTGCCCCAACCCGGCCTGCGCCAGCGACACCTTAGAGTCCGTCGCTTTGTCGACCCGCGGAACGCTGTGGAGCTACACCGAAAACCGGTACCCGCCACCTGCGCCCTACCCGGCGGCGGACCCGTTCGAGCCGTTCGCCATTGCCGCGGTGGAATTGGCCCATGAGGGCATCATCGTGCTCGGCAAGGTGGTCGAGGGCACGCTGGCAGCAGACCTGAAGGTCGGCATGGAGATGGAACTGACCACGATGCCACTGTTCACCGACGACGACGGCGTCGAGCGCATCGTGCACGCCTGGAGGCGCGCCGGCGACGATGCAGCGCGAAGCAATGAGGAGGAGTGGCGCAAATGA
- a CDS encoding ANTAR domain-containing response regulator: MTGPTTDTDTDAAVPRRVLIAEDEALIRMDLAEMLREEGYEIVGEAGDGQEAVELAELHQPDLVIMDVKMPRRDGIDAASEIASKRIAPIVVLTAFSQRDLVERARDAGAMAYLVKPFTISDLIPAIELAVSRFGEIAELEREVASLSDRLETRKLVERAKGLLQSEQGMTEPEAFKWIQRAAMDRRTTMKRVAEVVLETLDPQKDA, translated from the coding sequence ATGACAGGCCCCACGACCGACACCGATACCGACGCCGCTGTGCCGCGCCGGGTCCTGATCGCTGAAGACGAAGCGCTCATCCGCATGGATCTCGCCGAGATGCTCCGAGAGGAGGGGTACGAGATCGTCGGGGAGGCCGGCGACGGACAGGAAGCCGTCGAGCTGGCCGAGCTCCATCAGCCGGATCTGGTGATCATGGATGTGAAGATGCCGCGCCGCGACGGCATCGACGCGGCCTCGGAGATAGCCAGCAAGCGCATCGCCCCGATCGTCGTGCTGACCGCGTTCAGCCAGCGCGATTTGGTGGAGCGGGCGCGCGACGCCGGGGCGATGGCCTATCTGGTGAAGCCGTTCACCATCAGCGACCTCATTCCGGCCATCGAATTGGCCGTCAGCCGCTTCGGTGAGATCGCCGAGCTCGAACGCGAGGTGGCCTCGTTGTCCGACCGGCTGGAGACCCGCAAGCTCGTCGAGCGCGCGAAAGGCCTGCTGCAAAGCGAACAGGGGATGACCGAGCCCGAGGCCTTCAAGTGGATTCAACGGGCCGCGATGGACCGCAGGACCACGATGAAGCGGGTGGCCGAAGTCGTCCTGGAGACCCTGGACCCGCAGAAGGACGCCTAG
- the polA gene encoding DNA polymerase I: MLLDGNSLAFRAFYALPAENFKTRSGLTTNAVYGFTAMLINLLRDEAPTHIAAAFDVSRQTFRSERYPEYKANRSATPDEFRGQIDITKEVLAALGITVLAEEGFEADDLIATLATQAEKEGYRVLVVTGDRDSLQLVSDSVTVLYPRKGVSELTRFTPDAVVEKYGLTPRQYPDFAALRGDPSDNLPGIPGVGEKTASKWIGEYGSLQGLVDNVDSVRGKVGDALREHLASVIRNRELTDLVKDVPLAQTPDTLRLQPWDRDQIHRLFDDLEFRVLRDRLFETLAAVEPEVDEGFDVRGGALQAGELAVWLAEHSSGKRFGLAVVGTHLAYDADATALAIVSADGEGRYIDTATLDPEDEAALASWLADPGPPKALHEAKLAMHDLAGRGWTLAGVTSDTALAAYLVRPGQRSFSLDDLSLRYLRRELRAENPEQQQLSLLDDTEGTDDQAVQTLILRAVAVLDLADALDEELARINSTSLLGGMELPVQAVLAGMENAGIAVDLDLLGELQSDFAHQIRDAAEAAYAVIGKQINLGSPKQLQAVLFDELEMPKTKRTKTGYTTDADALQSLFDKTGHPFLQHLLAHRDATRLKVTVDGLLNSVASDGRIHTTFNQTIAATGRLSSTEPNLQNIPIRTEAGRRIRDAFVVGDGYSELMTADYSQIEMRIMAHLSKDEGLIEAFNTGEDLHSFVASRAFGVPIEEVTSELRRRVKAMSYGLAYGLSAYGLSQQLKISTEEAKEQMEAYFARFGGVRDYLMNVVDQARKDGYTSTVFGRRRYLPELDSSNRQVREAAERAALNAPIQGSAADIIKVAMLEVDKAIKDAGLSSRMLLQVHDELLFEVAPGEREQLEALARDKMGGAYPLDVPLEVSVGYGRSWDAAAH; this comes from the coding sequence ATGCTGCTCGACGGCAACTCGCTGGCGTTCCGGGCGTTCTATGCGCTGCCCGCCGAGAACTTCAAGACCCGCAGCGGGCTGACCACCAACGCGGTCTACGGCTTCACCGCCATGTTGATCAACCTGCTGCGCGACGAGGCCCCGACCCACATTGCCGCGGCGTTCGACGTGTCTCGGCAGACCTTCCGCTCCGAGCGCTATCCGGAGTACAAGGCCAATCGGTCGGCGACGCCGGACGAGTTTCGTGGCCAGATCGACATCACCAAGGAAGTCCTGGCGGCGCTGGGCATCACCGTGCTCGCCGAGGAGGGTTTCGAGGCCGACGATCTCATCGCCACCCTGGCCACGCAGGCCGAAAAGGAGGGCTACCGCGTACTGGTGGTCACCGGAGACCGCGACTCGCTGCAGTTGGTCAGCGACAGTGTGACGGTGCTGTATCCCCGCAAGGGGGTCAGCGAATTGACCCGCTTCACCCCGGATGCGGTCGTCGAGAAGTACGGGCTGACGCCCCGGCAGTACCCCGACTTCGCCGCCCTGCGCGGCGACCCCAGCGACAACCTGCCCGGCATCCCGGGCGTGGGGGAGAAGACAGCCTCCAAGTGGATCGGCGAATACGGGTCGCTGCAGGGGCTGGTCGACAACGTCGACTCGGTGCGCGGCAAGGTCGGCGACGCGCTGCGCGAGCATCTGGCCAGCGTCATCCGCAACCGCGAGCTGACCGATCTCGTCAAAGACGTGCCGCTGGCCCAAACCCCGGACACGCTGCGGCTGCAGCCGTGGGATCGCGACCAGATCCACCGGCTCTTCGATGACCTGGAGTTCCGGGTGCTGCGGGACCGCCTGTTCGAGACCCTTGCCGCGGTGGAGCCCGAGGTCGACGAGGGTTTCGACGTGCGCGGCGGGGCCCTGCAAGCCGGCGAGCTGGCGGTGTGGCTGGCCGAGCACAGCTCGGGAAAGCGGTTCGGCCTGGCCGTCGTCGGTACCCATCTGGCCTACGACGCCGACGCCACCGCGCTGGCCATCGTGTCCGCCGACGGCGAGGGCCGCTACATCGACACCGCGACGCTGGATCCCGAAGACGAAGCGGCGCTGGCGTCGTGGCTGGCCGACCCCGGCCCGCCCAAGGCGCTGCACGAAGCCAAGCTCGCGATGCACGACCTGGCCGGGCGGGGCTGGACGCTGGCCGGCGTCACCTCCGACACCGCACTGGCGGCCTACCTGGTGCGCCCCGGTCAGCGCAGCTTCTCCCTCGACGACCTTTCGCTGCGCTACCTGCGCCGCGAATTGCGCGCCGAAAACCCTGAGCAACAACAGCTTTCGCTGCTCGACGACACCGAGGGCACCGACGACCAGGCGGTGCAGACGCTGATCCTGCGCGCTGTGGCGGTGCTGGATCTGGCCGACGCGCTGGACGAGGAGCTGGCCCGCATCAACTCCACGTCGCTGTTGGGCGGCATGGAGCTGCCGGTGCAGGCGGTGCTGGCAGGCATGGAAAACGCCGGCATCGCAGTCGATTTGGACTTGCTGGGCGAGTTGCAAAGCGATTTCGCCCATCAGATCCGCGACGCGGCCGAGGCGGCGTACGCGGTGATCGGCAAGCAAATCAACCTTGGCTCGCCAAAACAGTTGCAGGCGGTGCTTTTCGACGAGCTGGAGATGCCGAAGACCAAGCGCACCAAGACCGGTTACACCACCGACGCGGACGCCCTGCAGTCGCTGTTCGACAAGACCGGCCATCCGTTCCTGCAGCATCTGCTGGCCCACCGCGACGCGACCCGGCTCAAAGTCACCGTCGACGGATTGCTGAATTCGGTGGCCTCGGACGGGCGCATCCACACCACGTTCAACCAAACCATCGCGGCGACGGGCCGGCTGTCGTCGACCGAGCCGAACCTGCAGAACATCCCGATCCGCACCGAGGCGGGCCGGCGGATCCGCGACGCGTTTGTCGTCGGCGACGGCTACAGCGAGCTGATGACCGCCGACTACAGCCAGATCGAGATGCGGATCATGGCCCACCTGTCCAAGGACGAGGGCCTGATCGAGGCGTTCAACACCGGGGAGGACCTGCACTCGTTCGTCGCGTCGCGGGCGTTCGGCGTGCCAATCGAGGAGGTCACCTCGGAGCTGCGCCGCCGGGTCAAAGCCATGTCCTACGGGCTGGCGTACGGGTTGAGCGCGTACGGGCTGTCGCAGCAGCTGAAGATCTCCACCGAGGAAGCCAAGGAGCAGATGGAGGCCTACTTCGCCCGGTTCGGCGGCGTGCGCGACTATCTGATGAACGTCGTGGACCAGGCCCGCAAGGACGGCTATACGTCGACGGTCTTCGGGCGTCGGCGCTACCTCCCCGAACTCGACAGCAGCAACCGTCAGGTGCGCGAGGCCGCCGAGCGGGCCGCGCTCAACGCGCCGATCCAGGGCAGCGCGGCCGACATCATCAAGGTGGCGATGCTCGAAGTCGACAAGGCGATCAAAGACGCCGGGCTTTCGTCCCGGATGCTGCTGCAGGTGCACGACGAGCTGCTGTTCGAGGTCGCGCCCGGCGAGCGGGAACAGCTCGAAGCGCTGGCACGCGACAAGATGGGCGGCGCCTACCCGCTCGACGTGCCGCTGGAGGTGTCGGTGGGCTACGGCCGCTCGTGGGACGCCGCCGCGCATTAG
- a CDS encoding adenylate/guanylate cyclase domain-containing protein: MAAKKCGAPPRWPDGSSKRPDCVAAARAQSRARSQHYADSAARRARILTIAAWLAVMVSVSFVVVQIVSGTWLWQVSTINVVGAMVFAAVPWLQRFGELIAPLTFLVAAYVSVFASCLDVGTGAGAQFFFLVGACIVVLLLGIEHIVLASALAAVAAGLIIAVEFLVPRNTGLQPAWVQSTGFVVTAISSVVMVVVTLWFALRDTARAEAVMESEYQRSEALLANMLPGSIAERLKSAERNVIADKYDEASVLFADIVGFTERASSTAPADLVRFLDRLYSAFDELVDKHGLEKIKVSGDSYMVVSGVPRARPDHAFALADFALDMSNVAAALSDPHGHAVPLRIGMACGPVVAGVVGSRRFFYDVWGDAVNVASRMESTDSVGRIQVPEAMYERLKHEFVLQERGRIEIKGKGVMRTWYLIGRKAGEEPTDLRSEDPRTVHV; the protein is encoded by the coding sequence GTGGCGGCCAAGAAGTGTGGTGCCCCACCGAGATGGCCAGACGGCTCGTCGAAGCGCCCGGACTGCGTGGCCGCGGCGCGCGCGCAGTCACGCGCCCGCAGTCAGCACTACGCCGACAGCGCGGCGCGCCGGGCCCGGATACTCACCATCGCCGCATGGCTGGCCGTGATGGTGAGCGTGAGCTTTGTCGTCGTGCAGATCGTCAGCGGAACGTGGTTGTGGCAGGTCAGCACGATCAACGTGGTCGGCGCCATGGTCTTCGCCGCGGTTCCCTGGTTGCAGCGATTCGGGGAACTCATTGCTCCGCTCACCTTTTTGGTCGCGGCCTACGTCTCGGTCTTCGCCAGCTGCCTGGACGTGGGTACCGGCGCGGGCGCTCAGTTCTTCTTCCTGGTGGGCGCCTGCATAGTCGTGCTGTTGCTGGGGATCGAACACATCGTGTTGGCATCTGCGCTGGCGGCCGTCGCCGCCGGCCTGATCATCGCCGTTGAGTTCCTGGTCCCCCGCAACACCGGATTGCAGCCCGCCTGGGTCCAGTCGACCGGCTTTGTCGTCACCGCGATCTCCAGCGTCGTGATGGTGGTTGTGACGCTGTGGTTCGCCCTGCGCGACACCGCCCGCGCCGAGGCGGTGATGGAATCCGAGTACCAGCGCTCTGAGGCGCTGCTGGCCAATATGTTGCCGGGCAGCATCGCCGAGCGTCTCAAGAGTGCCGAGCGAAACGTCATCGCCGACAAGTACGACGAGGCCTCCGTCCTGTTCGCCGACATCGTCGGTTTCACCGAACGCGCCAGCAGCACGGCGCCGGCAGACCTGGTGCGGTTCCTGGACCGGCTGTACAGCGCCTTCGACGAGCTGGTGGACAAACACGGCCTGGAGAAGATCAAGGTCAGCGGCGACTCCTACATGGTGGTCAGCGGGGTTCCGCGGGCACGGCCGGATCACGCCTTCGCTCTGGCCGACTTCGCGCTCGACATGTCCAATGTTGCAGCGGCACTTAGTGATCCGCACGGCCACGCCGTCCCGCTGCGGATAGGCATGGCGTGCGGACCTGTCGTCGCCGGCGTCGTGGGTTCGCGCCGCTTCTTCTACGACGTGTGGGGCGACGCCGTCAACGTCGCGTCGCGGATGGAGTCCACCGATTCAGTGGGCCGAATTCAGGTGCCCGAGGCGATGTACGAGCGCCTCAAACACGAATTCGTCCTGCAGGAGCGCGGCCGCATCGAAATAAAGGGCAAGGGCGTGATGCGCACCTGGTATCTCATCGGCCGCAAGGCGGGCGAAGAACCCACCGACCTGCGTTCCGAAGACCCACGCACGGTCCACGTCTGA